In Paenibacillus sp. FSL R7-0345, a single window of DNA contains:
- a CDS encoding 1-deoxy-D-xylulose-5-phosphate reductoisomerase — MKRISILGSTGSIGTQTLDVVAMHPEQFIVDGLAAGSNTDLLLEQVRRFNPRRVSVSTKQHADEIRSILPSGVELYYGNEGLVEIAAGGEAETVVTALVGSVGLQSTLAAIEAGRHIGLANKETLVTAGHLVTELANRKAVKILPVDSEHSAIFQCLNGENRADVASITVTASGGSFRDYSRDQLVNVTVEDALRHPNWSMGAKITIDSATMVNKGLEVIEAHWLFSLPYERINVLLHPESIIHSYVEFCDSSIIAQLGSPDMRVPIQYALTYPDRWPSPASRLSLAEIGRLTFREMDYVRYPLLKLAIDCGKTGGTATTAYNAANEVAVARFLRREISFLRIEEIIEEVLQRHVNVDKPDLQQIEHCDAVTREIAAKL; from the coding sequence GTGAAAAGAATAAGTATTCTCGGCTCTACCGGTTCAATCGGTACCCAGACGCTGGATGTGGTTGCTATGCATCCCGAGCAGTTTATAGTAGACGGCCTGGCTGCAGGCAGCAACACTGACCTGCTGCTCGAACAGGTCCGCCGCTTTAATCCGCGCCGTGTTTCGGTCTCTACGAAGCAGCATGCAGATGAGATCCGGTCCATCCTGCCGTCCGGTGTGGAACTTTACTACGGTAATGAGGGTCTGGTGGAGATTGCTGCCGGAGGGGAAGCAGAGACGGTTGTAACGGCGCTTGTCGGCAGTGTGGGTCTTCAGTCCACACTTGCTGCTATTGAAGCCGGCCGCCATATAGGCCTGGCCAACAAAGAAACGCTCGTCACCGCCGGCCATCTGGTTACAGAGCTTGCTAACCGCAAGGCAGTTAAGATCTTGCCGGTCGACAGTGAGCATTCTGCTATTTTCCAGTGTCTGAACGGGGAAAACCGTGCCGATGTAGCCAGTATTACTGTTACTGCTTCCGGCGGTTCGTTCCGTGATTATTCCCGCGATCAGCTCGTTAATGTTACTGTTGAGGATGCACTGCGTCATCCGAACTGGAGCATGGGAGCCAAAATCACCATCGATTCGGCAACAATGGTCAATAAGGGGCTTGAGGTTATTGAAGCGCACTGGCTGTTTAGCCTGCCTTATGAGAGAATTAATGTATTGCTCCATCCGGAGAGCATTATCCACTCCTATGTGGAGTTTTGTGACAGCAGCATTATCGCCCAGCTCGGCAGCCCGGATATGCGTGTTCCGATTCAATATGCCTTAACCTATCCGGACCGCTGGCCTTCACCGGCCTCCAGGCTGTCACTGGCTGAAATCGGACGTCTGACCTTCCGTGAGATGGATTATGTCCGGTACCCGCTGCTGAAGCTGGCCATCGATTGCGGCAAAACCGGAGGAACGGCAACCACGGCTTACAATGCGGCTAATGAAGTGGCAGTGGCCCGTTTCCTCCGCCGGGAAATATCTTTTTTACGCATAGAAGAAATTATTGAAGAAGTACTGCAGCGGCATGTCAATGTGGACAAGCCGGATTTGCAGCAGATTGAGCATTGTGATGCAGTAACCCGGGAAATTGCCGCTAAGCTTTAA
- the rseP gene encoding RIP metalloprotease RseP, with amino-acid sequence MEMVRVVFLTVLMFFVLVTVHEWGHYFFAKRAGILVREFAIGFGPKLFSYRRGETQFTLRLLPFGGYARMAGEDPEIVEIGQGQMIAVRLGQDNKVKNIYLDSLDTRRNVIRGEAQFTDLEDELKIRLDVDGEVTTYDVHPQAMMIKGGQQTQIAPKDRQFGSKTVGQRALAIVAGPVMNFILAFVLFALHLQLAGIPVENPTVVRIGDISAGMPAQEAGLQVGDIVVSVNGEQIGGDYMKMIELTSASKGKEMDWVLQRGGETYEVTMIPRTMEGEEGGKVGITRDVETRKAGVGETITKSGTAMVSTTELIFTGFKRLINNFNMDEVSGPVGTFQMTGQIAKQGIEYLTYWAAILSLYLGIFNLLPIPALDGSRLVFLGVEALRGKPVDPNREGMVHFVGFALLFLVMIAVTYNDILRLITG; translated from the coding sequence ATGGAAATGGTAAGGGTCGTTTTTTTGACGGTGCTTATGTTTTTTGTTCTGGTGACTGTCCATGAATGGGGACATTATTTTTTCGCCAAGCGCGCCGGTATTCTTGTACGCGAATTTGCTATCGGTTTCGGCCCGAAACTGTTTTCTTATAGACGCGGTGAAACCCAGTTCACGCTTCGTCTGCTGCCTTTCGGCGGTTACGCGCGGATGGCTGGGGAGGATCCCGAAATTGTTGAGATCGGCCAGGGGCAGATGATTGCTGTCAGGCTCGGGCAGGACAACAAGGTTAAGAACATCTATCTCGACTCGCTGGACACCCGCAGAAATGTAATCCGCGGTGAAGCACAGTTTACAGACCTGGAGGATGAGCTGAAGATCCGCCTTGATGTAGACGGTGAGGTTACTACCTATGACGTGCATCCGCAGGCCATGATGATCAAAGGCGGCCAGCAGACCCAGATCGCCCCTAAAGACCGTCAATTCGGCAGCAAAACTGTCGGACAGCGCGCTTTGGCGATCGTAGCCGGGCCTGTGATGAACTTTATTCTGGCTTTTGTCCTGTTTGCGCTTCACCTGCAGCTTGCCGGTATTCCAGTCGAGAATCCTACCGTGGTCAGAATCGGCGATATAAGTGCGGGGATGCCTGCACAAGAAGCCGGATTGCAGGTAGGAGATATCGTAGTCTCTGTTAACGGGGAGCAAATCGGCGGAGATTATATGAAGATGATCGAGCTGACCTCGGCCTCCAAAGGCAAAGAGATGGACTGGGTGCTGCAGCGCGGCGGTGAGACCTATGAAGTGACGATGATTCCCCGGACTATGGAAGGGGAAGAAGGCGGCAAGGTAGGGATTACCCGGGATGTAGAGACACGCAAAGCGGGGGTTGGAGAGACTATAACCAAATCAGGCACAGCGATGGTAAGCACCACGGAGCTTATTTTCACCGGCTTTAAGCGGCTGATCAACAACTTCAACATGGATGAAGTCTCCGGGCCTGTAGGCACGTTCCAGATGACCGGCCAGATTGCAAAGCAGGGCATCGAATACCTCACTTACTGGGCGGCGATTCTCAGCCTGTACCTTGGGATATTTAATCTGCTGCCGATTCCTGCACTTGACGGAAGCCGTCTGGTGTTTCTGGGGGTTGAGGCGCTGCGCGGCAAGCCGGTTGATCCGAACCGGGAGGGCATGGTCCATTTCGTAGGATTCGCTCTGCTGTTCCTGGTAATGATTGCTGTAACCTATAATGATATACTGCGCCTGATAACAGGCTGA
- a CDS encoding peptidase: protein MIKNRSFMLGLGTGLIAGALLLQLMLSGGTAPLTREELVRQAAQLNLTVTDPAAAPLATVEPESAPEEQTGGTATSGAATTAPTSTPAATPAATPAAAVQPSAAAEPSTPAAPSQPAPSSGAAEAPDAPASPQAAAAGVIAVRIPAGSTLTQTAQLLAKAGIISDQAGFLETAIERKINTKIQSGSYNFIKGESINSIIEKLITLK from the coding sequence ATGATCAAGAACCGTTCATTCATGCTCGGTCTGGGGACAGGACTGATCGCAGGTGCGCTGCTCCTGCAGCTGATGCTTTCGGGGGGCACTGCGCCGCTAACCCGGGAGGAGCTTGTCAGGCAGGCTGCGCAGCTTAATCTGACAGTTACAGACCCGGCTGCAGCACCGCTGGCTACTGTGGAACCGGAATCTGCACCTGAGGAGCAGACAGGCGGCACAGCGACGTCAGGAGCTGCTACAACAGCGCCTACATCGACTCCCGCGGCGACTCCCGCAGCTACACCGGCTGCTGCGGTTCAGCCCAGTGCGGCTGCCGAGCCCAGCACGCCGGCCGCACCGTCCCAGCCGGCCCCGAGCAGCGGGGCGGCTGAAGCTCCGGATGCTCCCGCCAGCCCGCAGGCTGCCGCTGCCGGTGTTATTGCTGTACGCATCCCTGCAGGCAGTACACTTACACAAACAGCCCAGCTGCTTGCAAAAGCCGGAATTATTAGCGACCAGGCCGGATTTCTGGAGACCGCCATCGAGCGGAAAATCAATACCAAGATACAATCCGGCAGCTACAACTTCATCAAGGGTGAGAGTATTAACTCTATCATTGAGAAGCTGATTACCCTGAAATAG
- the pyrH gene encoding UMP kinase, whose translation MEQPVFKRVVLKVSGESLSGQNGYGIDAETINSIAQQVKEVVELGVQVAIVCGGGNIWRGIAGSASGIDRATADYMGMLATVMNSLALQDALEQIDVPTRVQTSISMQQIAEPYIRRRAIRHLEKGRVVIFAAGTGNPFFSTDTTAALRAAEIEAEVILMAKNKVDGVYSADPFKDPTAEKFEQLTYMDVLNKNLGVMDSTASSLCMDNNIPLIVFAITEQGNIKRVVLGEKIGTIVKGSVD comes from the coding sequence TTGGAACAGCCGGTATTTAAGAGAGTCGTTCTTAAGGTTAGTGGTGAATCTCTGTCAGGACAAAACGGATATGGTATTGATGCGGAAACCATTAATTCAATTGCCCAGCAGGTTAAGGAAGTAGTTGAGCTTGGCGTCCAAGTGGCGATCGTCTGCGGAGGCGGCAACATCTGGCGCGGAATCGCCGGCAGTGCAAGCGGTATTGACCGTGCAACAGCCGATTACATGGGCATGCTTGCAACCGTTATGAATTCGCTCGCTCTGCAGGATGCCCTGGAGCAGATTGATGTTCCTACCCGGGTGCAGACTTCTATTTCCATGCAGCAGATTGCTGAACCGTACATCCGCCGCCGGGCCATCCGCCATCTGGAGAAGGGCCGTGTGGTTATTTTTGCCGCCGGAACGGGTAATCCGTTCTTCTCGACAGATACAACTGCGGCACTTAGAGCAGCTGAGATCGAGGCAGAAGTGATTTTGATGGCAAAAAATAAAGTGGACGGTGTCTACTCTGCCGATCCGTTCAAAGATCCTACAGCTGAGAAGTTTGAACAGCTTACCTATATGGATGTGCTGAACAAAAATCTAGGCGTTATGGATTCCACCGCTTCCTCACTGTGCATGGATAATAATATACCGCTCATTGTGTTTGCTATTACAGAGCAAGGCAATATCAAACGTGTCGTTCTCGGCGAGAAAATCGGAACGATTGTTAAAGGGAGTGTAGATTAA
- a CDS encoding FapA family protein — MIGNYALNQYVSISFSEDKGIAYLEFSKRDENFSCSAEDLEGFLHSHEIRYGIQHDIVRRFSSNPQEYFFSRVPIAIGEEPVHGIDGQVIMAMDLEEDRKPLEREDGKVDYKELVRLNNVLKGQLICRTIPPVPGQKGKMVTGEDLPCRPGREARFKIGKNVLIDQSETAMYAAIDGLVTLTDNGKINVFPVYEVNGDVDYSTGNIDFVGTVVIRGNVLTGFSVKSAGDIRVVGGVEGAELTAGGSVEITGGIIGYNKGLVSAGKNIKVAFIQDGNVVAAEDVIVSQSIMHSNIRAGRDVLCNGTKGLIVGGIVQAGERVLARTIGNTMSTATAVEVGVVPELRNEINDLRQELRQLLENEDKTNKALYLLSQLASTGQLSSDKLALRVKLNATKQAHMRDEKRIKERVLEIERMLEDTTRARVEVVKTIYGGSKIVIGRYTRFVKDPTERVVFQYMDGDITLTPYN; from the coding sequence TTGATCGGTAATTATGCTTTGAATCAATACGTAAGTATTTCGTTTTCGGAGGATAAAGGGATTGCTTATTTAGAATTCTCCAAGAGAGACGAGAATTTCTCCTGCTCCGCCGAAGATCTTGAAGGCTTCCTTCATAGTCATGAGATTCGTTACGGTATTCAGCACGACATTGTAAGACGGTTCAGCAGCAATCCGCAGGAGTATTTTTTCAGCCGGGTACCGATCGCTATTGGGGAAGAACCGGTCCATGGCATTGACGGGCAGGTTATTATGGCTATGGATCTTGAGGAAGACCGCAAGCCGCTGGAAAGAGAAGACGGCAAGGTGGACTACAAGGAACTGGTGCGTCTGAACAATGTGTTAAAAGGCCAGCTGATTTGCAGAACAATACCGCCTGTGCCAGGTCAGAAGGGCAAAATGGTCACCGGAGAAGATCTTCCCTGCAGACCAGGACGAGAAGCACGGTTTAAGATTGGGAAAAATGTGCTGATTGACCAGAGCGAAACCGCAATGTATGCGGCTATCGACGGTTTAGTCACGCTCACCGACAATGGAAAGATCAATGTATTTCCGGTATATGAAGTTAACGGTGATGTGGATTACAGTACCGGCAATATTGACTTTGTGGGTACAGTGGTCATCCGCGGCAATGTGTTGACAGGATTTTCTGTCAAATCGGCCGGAGATATCCGGGTTGTAGGTGGAGTAGAGGGTGCAGAGCTGACTGCCGGCGGATCAGTGGAAATCACAGGCGGTATTATCGGGTACAATAAGGGCCTCGTCAGTGCCGGAAAAAATATTAAAGTAGCCTTCATACAGGACGGCAACGTAGTTGCGGCTGAAGATGTGATTGTATCCCAGAGTATTATGCATTCTAACATCCGAGCAGGGCGGGATGTGTTATGCAACGGGACCAAAGGACTGATTGTAGGCGGGATTGTGCAGGCTGGGGAAAGAGTGCTTGCCCGGACAATCGGCAATACAATGTCAACCGCTACAGCGGTTGAAGTAGGTGTCGTTCCCGAGCTGCGCAATGAGATTAATGATCTCCGCCAGGAGCTCCGGCAGCTGCTGGAGAATGAGGATAAAACCAATAAAGCGCTTTATTTGCTCAGCCAGCTGGCCAGCACCGGGCAGCTCTCATCGGACAAATTAGCGCTGCGCGTGAAGCTGAACGCTACGAAACAGGCTCATATGCGTGATGAGAAACGGATTAAGGAACGTGTGCTGGAAATAGAACGGATGCTCGAGGATACTACCAGAGCAAGGGTAGAGGTTGTAAAAACCATCTACGGAGGCTCTAAAATTGTTATCGGCAGATATACGAGATTTGTTAAGGATCCGACGGAACGGGTAGTTTTTCAATATATGGATGGCGATATCACCTTAACGCCGTATAATTAA
- a CDS encoding isoprenyl transferase produces MIKRIQAWLSRNDRQEEQPAEISPDNIPRHIAIIMDGNGRWAKRRGLPRIVGHQNGMKAVKRATIAADDLGVEFLTMYAFSTENWKRPKDEVDFLMKLPVEFLALELDELIEKNVQVRVMGDSEALPSHTRKAMDEAVERTKHNTGLVLNFALNYGGRKELEDCMRDLGKDIKAGRLSPEEITSELIDSRLLSGGLPDPDLLIRTSGEMRLSNFMLWQVAYSEFWFTDAYWPEFDKTHLTQAVAEYQRRTRRYGGLK; encoded by the coding sequence ATGATCAAACGGATTCAAGCATGGCTTAGCCGTAATGACAGGCAGGAAGAACAGCCCGCTGAGATCTCACCGGACAATATTCCCCGGCACATAGCGATTATTATGGACGGCAATGGACGCTGGGCGAAACGGCGCGGCCTGCCGCGGATTGTCGGTCATCAAAACGGGATGAAGGCCGTAAAACGCGCTACCATCGCTGCTGATGATCTGGGAGTGGAGTTCCTGACGATGTACGCTTTTTCTACAGAGAACTGGAAGCGGCCTAAGGATGAGGTTGATTTCCTGATGAAGCTGCCTGTGGAATTTCTTGCCCTTGAACTGGATGAGCTGATTGAAAAAAATGTACAGGTACGTGTTATGGGCGACAGTGAAGCTTTGCCTTCCCATACGCGCAAAGCGATGGATGAGGCTGTTGAGCGGACAAAGCACAATACCGGACTTGTCTTGAATTTCGCGCTGAATTACGGCGGACGCAAGGAGCTTGAGGACTGTATGCGGGATCTCGGCAAGGATATCAAAGCCGGCCGGCTGTCTCCCGAGGAAATTACTTCCGAGCTGATTGACAGCAGACTGCTGTCTGGCGGCTTGCCTGATCCGGATCTGCTGATCCGTACAAGCGGTGAAATGCGGCTGAGCAATTTTATGCTCTGGCAGGTCGCGTACAGTGAGTTCTGGTTTACGGATGCCTACTGGCCTGAATTTGACAAGACGCATTTGACGCAGGCAGTAGCAGAATATCAGCGCCGTACACGCCGTTATGGCGGATTGAAGTAG
- the frr gene encoding ribosome recycling factor: MPQTVKKNAEERMEKAIASLKRDLATLRAGRASTALLDRIQVEYYGAPTPVNQLANISTPDSRTLLIQPWDRSSVADIERAIMKSDLGLTPANDGTIIRLSIPPLTEERRTELVKFTKKFGEEAKVAIRNIRRDANDDIKKMEKNGISEDESRGHQEDIQKSTDKFIAEVDKVLLSKEKEIMEV, from the coding sequence ATGCCACAGACGGTTAAGAAAAATGCCGAAGAACGTATGGAAAAAGCGATTGCTTCCCTAAAGCGTGACCTGGCAACCCTGCGTGCCGGACGCGCATCTACAGCGCTTTTGGACCGGATTCAGGTTGAGTACTATGGTGCACCTACGCCGGTTAACCAGCTGGCCAACATCAGTACGCCGGATTCCCGCACTTTGCTGATCCAGCCTTGGGACAGATCCTCGGTTGCTGACATTGAACGGGCGATCATGAAGTCGGATCTCGGCCTTACGCCAGCCAATGACGGTACCATCATCCGCCTCAGCATTCCGCCGCTCACCGAAGAGCGCCGTACCGAGCTGGTGAAGTTCACCAAGAAGTTCGGTGAGGAAGCGAAGGTAGCGATCCGCAACATCCGCCGCGATGCTAACGATGACATCAAAAAGATGGAAAAGAACGGCATTTCGGAAGATGAATCACGCGGGCACCAGGAAGATATTCAGAAATCAACGGATAAGTTCATAGCTGAAGTCGATAAGGTGCTCTTGTCCAAAGAAAAAGAGATTATGGAAGTATAA
- a CDS encoding phosphatidate cytidylyltransferase: MKQRLITGIVAGALFLGLCAVGGWSYQLLLTAMALVGLYEFVKMTGLAHFSGTALLGYASIVCFMIPWGLLDVSAWLTWEQGVWLLLLVFLLVTVFSKNKHDIKLTALLFTGIVYIGMGFSYMGTARAAGDGHGLFWTLLLLCCIWGSDAGAYFVGRSLGRNKLWPAISPNKTVEGALGGVVISVIISVLFAMFAPDLLTIGRALLIGLSAAVLGQLGDLVQSAYKRVYGIKDSGSLLPGHGGILDRCDSWIIVFPFVHIVMLMPY, translated from the coding sequence TTGAAGCAACGACTCATTACCGGAATTGTGGCCGGAGCGCTTTTTCTGGGCCTTTGTGCTGTTGGAGGCTGGTCCTATCAGCTCCTGCTGACTGCCATGGCGCTTGTCGGGTTATATGAATTTGTCAAAATGACAGGGCTCGCTCACTTTAGCGGCACTGCCTTGCTTGGCTACGCTTCGATTGTCTGCTTCATGATCCCCTGGGGATTGCTGGATGTTTCCGCATGGTTGACTTGGGAACAGGGAGTATGGCTATTATTGCTTGTTTTCCTGCTCGTAACGGTATTCAGCAAAAATAAACACGATATTAAGCTCACTGCACTTTTGTTTACCGGAATTGTATACATAGGGATGGGTTTTTCCTATATGGGTACCGCGCGTGCTGCAGGCGACGGACACGGCCTGTTCTGGACGCTGCTTTTGCTGTGCTGCATTTGGGGCAGTGATGCCGGAGCATACTTTGTCGGCAGAAGCTTGGGCCGGAATAAGCTCTGGCCGGCGATCAGCCCTAACAAAACAGTTGAGGGTGCGCTCGGCGGTGTGGTTATTTCTGTGATTATTTCGGTGTTATTCGCAATGTTTGCTCCTGATCTGCTGACTATCGGACGGGCTCTGCTAATCGGACTGTCAGCTGCTGTTCTCGGACAGCTTGGAGATCTGGTTCAGTCTGCCTATAAACGGGTGTACGGTATTAAGGATTCAGGCTCGCTGCTGCCTGGTCATGGAGGAATTCTTGACCGCTGCGACAGCTGGATTATCGTATTTCCTTTCGTACATATCGTAATGCTTATGCCTTACTAA
- the rpsB gene encoding 30S ribosomal protein S2, which translates to MAVISMKQLLEAGVHFGHQTRRWNPKMDRYIFTERNGIYIIDLQKTVKKVEEAYNFVKSVAADNGTILFVGTKKQAQDSVKEEAERSGMFFINQRWLGGTLTNFQTIQKRIDRLKKLEAWEEDGTFQVLPKKEVILLRKEKDRLEKFLGGIKNMKGLPSALFIIDPRKERIAVAEARKLGIPIVAIVDTNCDPDEIDYVIPGNDDAIRAVKLLTGKMADAVVEAHQGEDTTTA; encoded by the coding sequence ATGGCAGTAATCTCCATGAAACAGCTTCTCGAAGCTGGGGTACACTTCGGTCACCAGACTCGTCGCTGGAACCCTAAGATGGATCGTTATATCTTCACTGAAAGAAACGGAATTTACATTATTGACCTGCAAAAAACGGTTAAAAAGGTAGAGGAAGCTTACAACTTTGTTAAAAGTGTAGCTGCTGACAACGGCACAATCCTCTTCGTAGGAACTAAGAAACAAGCTCAAGATTCCGTTAAGGAAGAAGCTGAGCGTTCCGGTATGTTCTTCATCAACCAGCGTTGGCTGGGTGGTACCCTGACTAACTTCCAGACCATTCAGAAGCGTATCGACCGCCTGAAGAAACTGGAAGCTTGGGAAGAAGACGGTACCTTCCAAGTTCTGCCTAAGAAAGAAGTAATCCTTCTCCGCAAAGAGAAAGATCGTCTTGAAAAATTCCTCGGCGGTATCAAGAACATGAAGGGTCTGCCAAGCGCGCTGTTCATCATCGACCCGCGTAAAGAGCGTATCGCTGTTGCGGAAGCTCGCAAATTGGGTATCCCAATCGTAGCTATCGTTGATACGAACTGCGATCCGGACGAAATCGACTATGTCATTCCAGGTAACGATGACGCTATCCGCGCCGTTAAATTGTTGACTGGTAAAATGGCAGATGCAGTTGTAGAAGCTCACCAGGGCGAAGACACAACTACTGCTTAA
- the proS gene encoding proline--tRNA ligase: MAKDKQFVTEITPQSEDFSRWYIDVIKKADLMDYSPVRGCIVFKPEGYEIWEHIQEEMNRRLKATGHRNAYFPVFIPESFFQKEKDHIEGFNPELPWVTEAGGDVLEERLAVRPTSETMFGHMYSKWIQSYRDLPVLINQWANVVRWEKRTLPFIRTTEFLWQEGHTAHENEAEAREETMRMLENYRDFVESYLAIPVVTGQKTPSERFAGAVDTYSIEAMMKDGRAVQAATSHYLGTKFAEAFEIQYLSRENVLEHVHTTSWGSTTRLIGSLIMVHGDDRGLALPPKVAPTQVIMIPIGPPKTREAVIGRTDELFKQLKDAGVRVRVDDRADLTPGWKFNEYEMRGVPVRLELGPRDMENGVCVLVSRITGEKKVIQQENLVQEVQAMLEQVHNEMFERALKFREDHFYSVDTLEEMKASMEEKRGFALAGWCGTEECEDKVKEETGAGSRNIPFNPAEQKTTCICCGKPAQHTVVFAKAY; the protein is encoded by the coding sequence ATGGCTAAAGATAAGCAGTTCGTTACGGAAATAACGCCGCAGAGTGAGGATTTCTCACGCTGGTATATTGATGTAATCAAAAAAGCAGACCTGATGGATTATTCGCCGGTCCGCGGCTGTATCGTATTCAAACCGGAGGGCTACGAAATCTGGGAGCACATCCAGGAGGAAATGAACCGCCGCCTGAAGGCTACAGGTCACCGTAACGCCTATTTCCCGGTGTTTATTCCGGAGAGCTTTTTTCAGAAGGAAAAGGATCATATCGAGGGCTTTAATCCCGAGCTGCCATGGGTAACAGAGGCCGGCGGAGATGTGCTGGAGGAACGTCTGGCTGTCCGCCCGACCTCGGAAACCATGTTCGGACACATGTACTCCAAATGGATTCAATCTTACCGCGATCTGCCGGTGCTGATTAACCAGTGGGCGAATGTAGTACGCTGGGAAAAACGCACGCTGCCGTTTATCCGGACTACAGAGTTCCTGTGGCAGGAAGGACATACAGCGCATGAGAACGAGGCTGAAGCCCGGGAAGAAACCATGCGGATGCTGGAGAATTACCGTGATTTTGTAGAGAGCTATCTGGCTATTCCGGTTGTTACCGGCCAGAAGACGCCTTCAGAGCGTTTTGCCGGTGCAGTGGATACTTATTCGATTGAAGCGATGATGAAGGATGGACGGGCTGTTCAGGCCGCTACTTCCCATTATCTTGGAACCAAGTTTGCTGAAGCTTTTGAAATTCAGTATCTGAGCCGTGAAAATGTACTGGAGCACGTGCACACTACTTCGTGGGGATCTACTACCCGCCTGATCGGCTCGCTGATCATGGTTCACGGGGATGACCGCGGATTGGCGCTGCCGCCTAAGGTTGCTCCGACTCAGGTTATCATGATTCCAATCGGACCGCCTAAGACCCGCGAAGCGGTAATCGGCCGGACAGACGAGCTGTTCAAGCAGCTGAAGGATGCCGGAGTGCGTGTGCGTGTAGATGACCGGGCGGATCTGACTCCTGGCTGGAAGTTCAATGAATATGAAATGCGCGGTGTGCCTGTCCGTCTGGAACTGGGTCCGCGTGATATGGAGAACGGCGTTTGCGTGCTCGTGTCCCGTATTACCGGTGAAAAGAAGGTTATCCAGCAGGAAAACCTGGTGCAAGAAGTGCAGGCCATGCTGGAGCAGGTGCATAACGAGATGTTCGAGCGTGCGCTGAAATTCCGTGAAGACCATTTCTACTCCGTAGATACTCTTGAAGAGATGAAGGCCTCGATGGAGGAGAAGCGCGGTTTTGCTCTTGCAGGCTGGTGCGGAACCGAGGAGTGCGAAGATAAAGTTAAAGAAGAAACGGGAGCGGGCAGCCGCAACATTCCGTTTAATCCTGCAGAGCAGAAGACCACCTGCATCTGCTGCGGCAAGCCGGCCCAGCATACGGTGGTTTTTGCCAAAGCCTATTAA
- the tsf gene encoding translation elongation factor Ts gives MAVDAKSVKELRERTGAGMLDCKKALEEANGDITKAAELLREKGLSAAANKAGRIATEGTVESYIHAGGRIGVLVEINCETDFVGKTDSFKEFARDIAMQIAAASPQYVRREEVPADAVEKEKEILKAQALNEGKPEKIVEKMVEGRISKFYEEYCLLEQPFVKDPDKTIAQLLSEKISTIGENISIRRFVRYELGEGLEKKVDNFVDEVMAQVKQ, from the coding sequence ATGGCAGTAGATGCAAAATCCGTAAAAGAACTTCGTGAAAGAACAGGCGCAGGTATGCTTGACTGCAAAAAAGCACTTGAAGAAGCAAACGGCGATATCACCAAAGCCGCTGAACTGCTCCGCGAAAAAGGTCTTTCTGCAGCAGCTAACAAAGCTGGACGTATCGCTACTGAAGGTACTGTAGAATCCTACATCCACGCTGGCGGACGTATCGGCGTACTGGTAGAAATCAACTGTGAAACCGACTTCGTTGGTAAAACAGATTCCTTCAAAGAATTCGCGCGTGACATCGCTATGCAAATCGCTGCAGCAAGCCCGCAGTATGTTCGCCGCGAAGAAGTTCCGGCTGATGCTGTTGAGAAGGAAAAAGAAATCCTGAAAGCTCAGGCTCTGAACGAAGGTAAACCAGAAAAGATCGTTGAAAAAATGGTTGAAGGCCGCATCAGCAAGTTCTACGAAGAATATTGCCTGCTTGAGCAGCCGTTCGTTAAAGATCCGGACAAAACAATCGCTCAGCTGCTGAGTGAAAAAATCAGTACTATCGGCGAAAACATCTCCATCCGTCGTTTCGTTCGTTACGAGCTGGGTGAAGGCCTCGAGAAGAAAGTCGACAACTTTGTTGACGAAGTAATGGCACAAGTTAAACAATAA